A region of Lycium barbarum isolate Lr01 chromosome 3, ASM1917538v2, whole genome shotgun sequence DNA encodes the following proteins:
- the LOC132632202 gene encoding uncharacterized protein LOC132632202 has translation MKFLTGMFLLFTVVYFPFTVRSDEIIPLLLPSDQVNQDICPTTTSSQTNSCTVNCFRPDPVCGVNGVTYWCGCPDAQCAGVRVVKSGICEVGNGGSAPVTGQALLLVHIVWLVLLGFVGLFGLL, from the coding sequence ATGAAATTTCTTACCGGCATGTTCTTGCTTTTTACCGTCGTTTATTTCCCTTTTACCGTCCGTTCAGATGAAATAATTCCGTTACTTTTACCGTCCGATCAGGTTAACCAAGACATTTGTCCCACAACGACGTCGTCTCAAACGAATTCCTGTACCGTTAACTGCTTCCGACCCGACCCGGTTTGTGGAGTTAACGGCGTTACGTACTGGTGTGGTTGTCCAGACGCGCAATGTGCTGGTGTGCGTGTTGTGAAATCAGGGATATGTGAAGTGGGTAACGGAGGTTCTGCTCCCGTTACGGGTCAAGCGTTATTGTTGGTTCATATTGTTTGGCTTGTGTTACTTGGTTTTGTTGGATTGTTTGGCCTTTTATGA